The Streptomyces sp. HUAS CB01 genome has a segment encoding these proteins:
- a CDS encoding bifunctional 3'-5' exonuclease/DNA polymerase, producing MNERWALAPAEDGGALLVPLGPDGLPAGEVRREGDLVAAVRSRPEVGRWVWRSTTEIYPRLLAAGVGVERCYDIEDAELLLLGHEGRHGEPRSAAAAWARLRHAPVPDDPPQRAAVPGSQSSLFEPEPVAVPFEGLLEVYAGQQRRHGATEHPGRMRLLTAAESAGMLVAAEMNRSGLPWRADVHRDVLHELLGERYAGGGEPRRLAELADEVSAAFGHRVRPDLPAEVVKAFARAGIKVRSTRRWELEEIDHPAVRPLIAYKKLYRIWTAHGWSWLQDWVRDGRFRPEYLPGGTVSGRWTTNGGGALQIPKVIRRAVVADEGWRLVVADADQMEPRVLAAISRDPGLMEVAGHDDDLYTRLSDRAFSGDREHAKIALLGAVYGQTSGDGLKNLAALRRRFPRAVAYVDDAARAGEEGRLVRTWLGRTSPPAAGAGDDDEAGIPQPGGDEAPARSEFAPGYASTDARARGRFTRNFVVQGSAADWALLLLAALRRATADMRAELVFFQHDEVIVHCPAEEAEEVVRAIRAAGELAGRIAFGETPVRFPFTTAVVERYSDAK from the coding sequence ATGAACGAACGGTGGGCCCTGGCCCCGGCCGAGGACGGCGGGGCGCTTCTCGTGCCGCTCGGCCCGGACGGGCTGCCCGCCGGGGAGGTGCGCAGGGAGGGCGATCTCGTCGCCGCGGTGAGGTCACGGCCGGAGGTCGGGCGGTGGGTGTGGCGGTCCACCACCGAGATCTATCCGCGCCTGCTCGCGGCCGGCGTGGGCGTCGAGCGGTGCTACGACATCGAGGACGCCGAGCTGCTCCTGCTCGGGCACGAGGGGCGGCACGGTGAGCCGCGTTCCGCGGCCGCCGCGTGGGCTCGTCTGCGGCACGCCCCCGTGCCGGACGACCCGCCGCAGCGCGCCGCCGTGCCCGGCTCGCAGTCGTCGCTGTTCGAACCGGAGCCCGTGGCCGTGCCCTTCGAGGGTCTGCTGGAGGTCTACGCCGGGCAGCAGCGAAGACACGGGGCCACCGAGCACCCCGGCCGGATGCGGCTGCTGACCGCGGCCGAGTCGGCGGGGATGCTGGTGGCCGCGGAGATGAACAGGTCGGGCCTGCCGTGGCGCGCGGACGTCCACCGGGACGTGCTGCACGAACTGCTCGGCGAGCGGTACGCGGGCGGGGGCGAGCCGCGCCGCCTCGCCGAACTGGCCGACGAGGTCTCGGCGGCGTTCGGGCACCGGGTGCGCCCCGATCTGCCCGCGGAGGTCGTCAAGGCGTTCGCCCGGGCCGGGATCAAGGTGCGGTCGACCCGGCGCTGGGAGCTGGAGGAGATCGACCATCCGGCCGTGCGGCCGCTGATCGCCTACAAGAAGCTGTACCGGATCTGGACGGCCCACGGCTGGAGCTGGCTGCAGGACTGGGTGCGGGACGGGCGCTTCCGGCCGGAGTACCTGCCCGGCGGCACCGTGTCCGGCCGCTGGACCACCAACGGCGGCGGTGCGCTGCAGATCCCCAAGGTGATCCGGCGTGCCGTGGTCGCGGACGAGGGCTGGCGGCTCGTCGTCGCCGACGCCGACCAGATGGAGCCCCGGGTGCTCGCGGCGATCTCCCGCGACCCGGGGCTGATGGAGGTCGCCGGACACGACGACGACCTGTACACGCGGCTGTCGGACCGGGCGTTCTCCGGAGACCGCGAGCACGCCAAGATCGCACTGCTCGGAGCCGTCTACGGCCAGACCAGCGGCGACGGGCTGAAGAACCTCGCGGCGCTGCGCCGCCGTTTCCCCCGTGCGGTGGCGTACGTGGACGACGCGGCACGCGCCGGGGAGGAGGGCCGTCTGGTCCGCACCTGGCTGGGCCGCACGAGCCCGCCGGCTGCCGGTGCCGGCGACGACGACGAGGCCGGCATTCCGCAGCCGGGCGGTGACGAGGCGCCGGCCCGGAGCGAGTTCGCACCGGGCTACGCCTCGACGGACGCCCGGGCCCGCGGCCGGTTCACCCGTAACTTCGTCGTCCAGGGCAGTGCCGCGGACTGGGCGCTGCTCCTCCTCGCCGCGCTGCGCAGGGCTACCGCGGACATGCGCGCCGAACTGGTCTTCTTCCAGCACGACGAGGTGATCGTGCACTGCCCGGCCGAGGAGGCCGAGGAGGTGGTGCGGGCGATCCGCGCGGCCGGTGAGCTGGCGGGGCGGATCGCCTTCGGCGAGACGCCGGTGCGGTTCCCCTTCACGACGGCGGTGGTGGAACGGTATTCGGACGCGAAGTGA
- a CDS encoding sugar O-acetyltransferase, whose protein sequence is MGENKQRMLAGDWYLPDDPELAADSERRFGLCAAYNADGGAAPADRAAILAELLGSVGDGVRIRPPFQCDFGYHIGIGEGTFVNFGAVFLDVAPITVGAHCQFGPNVQLLTPSHELDAERRREGWEKGDPITIGDNVWLGGGVIVCPGVTIGDDTVVGAGAVVTRDLPRGVLAVGNPARVVRALT, encoded by the coding sequence ATGGGTGAGAACAAGCAGCGCATGCTGGCAGGAGACTGGTACCTCCCCGACGACCCCGAACTCGCCGCCGACAGCGAACGGCGCTTCGGACTCTGCGCGGCGTACAACGCCGACGGCGGCGCCGCGCCCGCCGACCGGGCCGCGATCCTCGCCGAGCTCCTGGGCTCCGTCGGCGACGGTGTCCGGATCCGGCCGCCGTTCCAGTGCGACTTCGGGTACCACATCGGCATCGGCGAGGGCACGTTCGTCAACTTCGGGGCGGTGTTCCTCGACGTCGCGCCCATCACGGTCGGCGCCCACTGCCAGTTCGGCCCGAACGTCCAGTTGCTCACCCCCTCCCACGAACTGGACGCGGAGCGCCGGCGGGAGGGCTGGGAGAAGGGGGACCCGATCACGATCGGCGACAACGTCTGGCTCGGCGGGGGCGTCATCGTCTGCCCGGGCGTGACGATCGGCGACGACACGGTGGTCGGGGCCGGTGCCGTCGTCACCAGGGACCTGCCCCGGGGTGTGCTGGCGGTGGGCAACCCGGCGAGGGTGGTCCGCGCGCTGACCTGA
- a CDS encoding ABC transporter permease, whose product MVTVVLASLRARWATLLGSFIALALGVGLLAAMGLGLASTVDAPVRPVERFAGAPVVVMGTDTLTVEVERGPTTARVSQRLAHPQAVDIELQRELATLGPLITDGSPDAVGVTADPAAVRAVVRDRAQVLTGDDRRRADPRPEQDAEALMTVNSLLGTAAGVTAFVAVFVVASTFAFGVALRRREFGLLRTAGAPPGQLRRLLLAEAAAVGVLASAAGCALGAWGAPRLVGLLVDEGIAPSWFTVGDHTWPFHAAFWTGLTVACAGAWAASRRAGRTGPAEALREADAESGAMPLGRLLLGGALLLGGAGLLLWTLTTDPADLLKRKSYTTRPMVLITAVAALSPLLAGPLARLLRLPGAAALLVRSNARAARRRTAAVAAPVLVTVAMAGSLMGSAATVTAAKGAEARGRTSADLVVTGAELTAPGPIPGAVVSGSAATAVFVREDRTALVRSEARAVTDPAALASVARLPVVAGDLRDLDDRSIVVNEEWSEHRVGAAVDVWLGDGRPVTLRIAAVLAAGTGGNGAYVTAANVPAAHLDRLDVRLDAGADLAAVTAALRATGGDVRTADAWAAATHPRTGPQVRLGLFVVLGIALVYTAIALAGTLVMANSVRAGELRTLRLAGATRAQVVAVVAGESLLAVGIGALLGAAVTAVNLAGLAAALAALSAPVTPDLPWTVLGASVAACALIAVTAGIAPVLAGRRAVR is encoded by the coding sequence GTGGTGACCGTCGTCCTCGCCTCGCTCAGGGCCCGCTGGGCCACCCTCCTCGGGAGCTTCATCGCACTCGCTCTGGGGGTGGGACTGCTCGCCGCGATGGGCCTCGGCCTCGCGTCGACGGTGGACGCGCCCGTGCGGCCGGTCGAGCGGTTCGCCGGCGCGCCCGTCGTCGTCATGGGGACGGACACGCTCACCGTGGAGGTCGAACGGGGCCCCACGACCGCCCGGGTGTCCCAGCGGCTCGCTCATCCACAGGCTGTGGACATCGAACTCCAGCGCGAACTCGCGACCCTGGGCCCCCTGATCACGGACGGCAGCCCGGACGCCGTCGGGGTCACCGCCGACCCCGCGGCCGTACGCGCCGTCGTGCGCGACCGCGCACAGGTGCTCACCGGCGACGACCGCCGCCGGGCCGACCCCAGGCCCGAGCAGGACGCCGAAGCGCTGATGACCGTGAACTCCCTGCTCGGTACGGCCGCTGGCGTCACCGCGTTCGTCGCGGTCTTCGTCGTCGCCTCGACGTTCGCCTTCGGCGTGGCGCTGCGCCGCCGGGAGTTCGGGCTGCTGCGGACGGCCGGCGCGCCCCCCGGCCAGCTGCGCCGACTGCTCCTCGCGGAGGCCGCCGCCGTCGGCGTCCTCGCCTCGGCCGCAGGCTGCGCGCTCGGCGCGTGGGGCGCGCCCCGGCTGGTCGGGCTGCTGGTCGACGAAGGGATCGCTCCGTCGTGGTTCACCGTCGGCGACCACACCTGGCCGTTCCACGCCGCGTTCTGGACCGGGCTCACGGTGGCCTGCGCCGGGGCCTGGGCCGCGTCGCGGCGAGCGGGACGTACCGGACCCGCCGAGGCACTGCGGGAGGCGGACGCCGAGAGCGGCGCGATGCCGCTCGGACGGTTGCTGCTCGGCGGCGCGCTGCTCCTGGGCGGCGCCGGGCTGCTGCTCTGGACACTCACGACCGACCCGGCCGATCTGCTGAAGCGCAAGTCGTACACGACTCGGCCGATGGTGCTGATCACGGCCGTGGCCGCGCTGTCGCCGCTGCTCGCAGGGCCGTTGGCGCGGCTGCTGCGACTGCCCGGGGCGGCCGCGCTGCTCGTCCGTTCCAACGCCCGGGCGGCCCGCCGCCGTACGGCCGCCGTCGCCGCTCCTGTGCTCGTGACCGTGGCGATGGCAGGTTCCCTGATGGGGTCGGCGGCCACGGTGACGGCCGCGAAAGGCGCGGAAGCCCGGGGTCGGACGTCGGCCGATCTCGTGGTCACCGGCGCGGAACTGACGGCCCCCGGGCCGATCCCGGGCGCCGTGGTGTCGGGTTCCGCCGCCACCGCCGTCTTCGTACGGGAGGACCGCACCGCCCTCGTACGGTCCGAGGCGCGCGCGGTCACCGACCCCGCGGCCCTGGCATCCGTCGCCCGCCTGCCGGTCGTGGCCGGTGATCTCCGGGACCTCGACGACCGCTCCATCGTCGTGAACGAGGAGTGGTCCGAGCACCGGGTCGGTGCGGCGGTTGACGTGTGGCTGGGCGACGGACGGCCGGTCACGCTGCGGATCGCGGCCGTCCTCGCGGCCGGTACCGGCGGCAACGGCGCCTATGTCACCGCCGCCAACGTGCCCGCGGCGCACCTCGACCGCCTCGACGTCCGGCTGGACGCGGGCGCGGACCTCGCCGCCGTCACGGCGGCCCTGCGGGCCACCGGCGGCGACGTCCGCACGGCGGACGCCTGGGCCGCGGCCACGCATCCCCGCACCGGGCCGCAGGTCCGTCTGGGGCTGTTCGTGGTGCTCGGCATCGCGCTGGTGTACACGGCGATCGCGCTGGCCGGGACTCTCGTCATGGCCAACTCCGTACGAGCGGGCGAACTGCGGACTCTCCGGCTCGCCGGAGCGACGCGCGCCCAGGTCGTGGCGGTCGTGGCGGGCGAGTCGCTGCTGGCGGTGGGGATCGGCGCACTGCTGGGCGCCGCCGTCACGGCGGTGAACCTGGCCGGACTCGCCGCGGCGCTGGCCGCGCTGTCTGCGCCGGTGACCCCGGACCTGCCGTGGACGGTGCTCGGCGCCTCGGTCGCCGCCTGCGCGCTGATCGCCGTGACGGCGGGAATCGCGCCGGTGCTCGCCGGCCGCCGGGCCGTACGGTGA
- a CDS encoding DUF2786 domain-containing protein gives MDVVERALGGALYADDDDALDSGASLLAAAPPEADAELARRGEEFVRRAWERGWQPADVVRIVRRDLDEGHVELAAGLIATETRRYGDDLPPRWRAQLDELPGGGSGRRPADRFSHATAVLQLYRLLVRLPVIEPVGPVPGAPVHRASVVPHHTEPRMLTRIRALLAKAEATGYPEEAEALTAKAQELMARHSIDDAVLAARTRRADVPAACRIGVDAPYETAKAILLDAVASANRCRAVWNSGLGFSTVVGFEADLEAVELLYTSLLVQGTTAMTRAEASQRAGGRKRTKTFRQSFLLAYANRIGDRLARATSHVAEDTAGGELLPALAARDVAVTDHAERLFPDTVRTRVRGATDAAGWHDGTAAADGARVRPRDRRGELPR, from the coding sequence GTGGATGTGGTGGAGCGTGCGCTCGGCGGGGCGCTGTACGCCGATGACGACGACGCGCTCGACAGCGGCGCCTCGCTGCTGGCCGCGGCGCCGCCCGAGGCCGACGCGGAACTGGCCCGGCGCGGCGAGGAGTTCGTGCGCCGTGCCTGGGAGCGCGGCTGGCAGCCGGCGGACGTCGTACGGATCGTCCGCCGTGACCTCGACGAGGGGCATGTGGAGCTGGCCGCCGGTCTGATCGCGACGGAGACCCGTCGGTACGGGGACGACCTGCCGCCGCGCTGGCGCGCGCAGCTCGACGAACTGCCGGGCGGCGGGAGCGGCCGGCGCCCCGCGGACCGGTTCTCGCACGCGACCGCCGTGCTCCAGCTCTACCGGCTCCTCGTGCGGCTGCCGGTGATCGAGCCGGTGGGGCCGGTGCCGGGGGCGCCCGTGCACCGGGCGTCCGTCGTCCCGCACCACACCGAGCCGCGGATGCTCACCCGGATCCGCGCCCTCCTCGCGAAGGCCGAGGCCACCGGCTACCCGGAGGAGGCGGAGGCGCTGACCGCGAAGGCGCAGGAGCTGATGGCGCGCCACAGCATCGACGACGCGGTGCTCGCGGCCCGTACCCGTCGTGCGGACGTGCCGGCCGCCTGCCGGATCGGCGTCGACGCGCCGTACGAGACGGCCAAGGCGATCCTGCTGGACGCGGTGGCCTCGGCGAACCGCTGCCGCGCGGTCTGGAACAGCGGCCTCGGCTTCTCGACGGTCGTCGGCTTCGAGGCGGACCTGGAGGCGGTGGAGCTGCTGTACACCTCGCTGCTGGTGCAGGGGACGACGGCGATGACCCGCGCGGAGGCCTCCCAGCGGGCGGGCGGACGCAAGCGGACGAAGACATTCCGGCAGTCGTTCCTGCTGGCGTACGCGAACCGCATCGGCGACCGGCTGGCGCGTGCGACGTCCCACGTGGCGGAGGACACGGCCGGCGGCGAGCTCCTCCCGGCGCTCGCCGCCCGGGACGTCGCCGTCACGGACCACGCGGAACGCCTCTTCCCGGACACGGTCCGCACCCGCGTCCGCGGCGCCACGGACGCTGCGGGCTGGCACGACGGCACCGCGGCCGCGGACGGCGCCCGTGTCCGCCCCCGCGACCGCCGGGGCGAACTCCCGCGCTGA
- the rpsN gene encoding 30S ribosomal protein S14 — translation MAKKSKIARNDRRREVVERYAVRRAELKEIVRHPGTSEEDRLAAQRELRRQPRDASATRVRNRDAVDGRPRGYVRRFGLSRVRLREQAHAGFLPGVTKSSW, via the coding sequence ATGGCGAAGAAGAGCAAGATCGCGCGCAATGACCGCCGCCGGGAGGTCGTGGAGCGGTACGCGGTCCGGCGCGCGGAACTGAAGGAGATCGTCCGGCACCCCGGCACGAGCGAGGAGGACCGCCTCGCCGCGCAGCGCGAGCTGCGCCGCCAGCCGCGCGACGCGAGCGCGACCCGCGTCCGCAACCGCGACGCGGTCGACGGCCGCCCGCGCGGCTACGTCCGCAGGTTCGGCCTCTCCCGCGTCCGTCTGAGGGAGCAGGCGCATGCGGGGTTCCTGCCGGGGGTGACGAAGTCGTCCTGGTGA
- the rpmB gene encoding 50S ribosomal protein L28, whose protein sequence is MSARCQLTGAEPGFGNRISHSHRRTSRRFDPNIQRKRYWLPGEGRYVRLSLSAKAIRTVDGIGIEAAVARIRARGEKV, encoded by the coding sequence TTGTCCGCACGCTGCCAGCTGACCGGGGCCGAGCCCGGTTTCGGCAACCGCATCTCCCACTCCCACCGGCGCACCTCGCGCCGCTTCGACCCGAACATCCAGCGCAAGCGGTACTGGCTGCCGGGCGAGGGCCGGTACGTACGGCTCTCGCTGAGCGCGAAGGCGATCAGGACGGTGGACGGCATCGGCATCGAGGCGGCGGTGGCCCGCATCCGCGCGCGGGGGGAGAAGGTCTGA
- the rpmG gene encoding 50S ribosomal protein L33, which translates to MARNELRPIIKLRSTAGTGYTYVTRKNRRNDPDRLTLRKYDPVAGRHVDFREER; encoded by the coding sequence ATGGCCCGCAACGAACTACGCCCGATCATCAAGCTCCGCTCCACCGCGGGGACCGGCTACACCTACGTCACCCGCAAGAACCGCCGAAACGACCCCGACCGCCTGACGCTGCGCAAGTACGACCCGGTCGCCGGCCGGCACGTCGACTTCCGCGAAGAGCGCTGA
- a CDS encoding type B 50S ribosomal protein L31, translating into MKPGIHPAYGPVVFRDRAAGFAFLTRSTTTSDRTVEWEDGNTYPVVDVEISSASHPFYTGTARVLDTAGRVERFERRYGRREAR; encoded by the coding sequence ATGAAGCCCGGAATCCATCCGGCCTACGGCCCCGTCGTGTTCCGCGACCGGGCGGCCGGATTCGCCTTTCTCACCCGTTCGACGACGACGAGCGACCGGACCGTCGAATGGGAGGACGGCAACACGTACCCCGTCGTGGACGTGGAGATCTCGTCCGCGAGCCACCCCTTCTACACGGGCACGGCCCGCGTCCTGGACACCGCCGGCCGCGTCGAGCGCTTCGAGCGCCGCTACGGACGGCGCGAGGCACGGTGA
- the rpsR gene encoding 30S ribosomal protein S18, which translates to MAKRPFHRTPVKPRPNPLDAAGITYVDYKDTDLLRRFLSDRGKIRSRRVTRVTARQQRQLARAVRNAREMALLPYASPPR; encoded by the coding sequence ATGGCCAAGCGCCCATTTCACCGCACACCGGTGAAGCCCCGCCCGAACCCGCTGGACGCGGCGGGCATCACGTACGTCGACTACAAGGACACGGACCTGCTCCGCAGGTTCCTCTCCGACCGAGGCAAGATCCGCAGCCGCCGGGTGACCCGGGTGACGGCCCGGCAGCAGCGGCAGTTGGCGAGAGCGGTCAGGAACGCACGGGAGATGGCCCTGCTGCCGTACGCGTCCCCGCCCCGCTGA
- a CDS encoding DUF397 domain-containing protein, giving the protein MHDVYNGMAATELHGVVWQKSRHSNSQGSCVEFAKLPGGNVAVRNSRFPEGPALVYTPAEIEAMLLGVKDGEFDHLAGG; this is encoded by the coding sequence GTGCACGACGTGTACAACGGCATGGCGGCCACAGAGCTTCACGGGGTCGTCTGGCAGAAGAGCAGGCACAGCAACTCCCAGGGATCGTGCGTGGAGTTCGCGAAACTGCCCGGCGGGAACGTCGCGGTGCGCAACTCGCGCTTCCCGGAGGGGCCGGCGCTCGTCTACACGCCGGCCGAGATAGAGGCCATGCTGCTGGGGGTGAAGGACGGCGAGTTCGACCACCTCGCCGGCGGCTGA
- a CDS encoding ATP-binding protein, which produces MGTNGSTMLEPLRQGLPPIDPAAVSSSASCALPARYEAVRGARKFTSRTLTQWELDERFDDVALVVSELVTNALRHALPADTPRDQEPPVRLHLMRWTSRLVCAVRDPSEDSPVAGEAEDSAECGRGLFLVDSFSDSWGWHPLAGSLTGKVVWALFRLPPE; this is translated from the coding sequence ATGGGAACGAATGGATCGACCATGCTCGAGCCGTTACGGCAGGGCCTTCCGCCGATCGATCCCGCGGCCGTGTCCAGCTCCGCCTCGTGCGCACTGCCCGCCCGCTACGAAGCGGTGCGCGGCGCCCGGAAGTTCACCAGCAGGACGCTGACCCAGTGGGAACTGGACGAGCGCTTCGACGACGTCGCGCTCGTCGTGTCAGAACTCGTCACCAACGCGCTGCGGCACGCCCTGCCCGCGGACACTCCGCGCGACCAGGAGCCCCCCGTACGGCTGCACCTGATGCGCTGGACGAGCCGGCTGGTGTGCGCCGTGCGCGATCCCAGCGAGGACAGTCCGGTGGCCGGCGAGGCCGAGGACTCCGCCGAATGCGGCCGGGGATTGTTCCTCGTCGACTCCTTCAGCGACAGCTGGGGCTGGCACCCGCTGGCGGGTTCGCTCACCGGAAAGGTCGTCTGGGCGCTGTTCCGCCTGCCCCCGGAGTGA
- a CDS encoding helix-turn-helix domain-containing protein, which produces MRRILLGSQLRRLRESRGITREAAGYSIRASESKISRMELGRVSFKARDVEDLLTLYGVTDEAERASLLGLAKEANVAGWWHSFGDVLPGWFQTYIGLEGAASLIRIYEVQFVHGLLQTEAYAHAVVERGMPDAPAAEIDRRVALRLERQKALVSERAPRFHAVLDEAALRRPYGDRSVMQGQLRHLIEVSEQPNITLQIMPFSFGGHAGESGSFTMLRFPESDLSDIVYLEQLTSALYLDKPEEVALYERVMKRLQEDSPGPDESRDLLRGLLQLT; this is translated from the coding sequence GTGCGCCGCATCCTGCTGGGCTCGCAGCTGAGGCGCCTCCGGGAATCGCGCGGCATCACCCGGGAGGCGGCGGGCTACTCGATCCGTGCGTCCGAATCCAAGATCAGTCGCATGGAGTTGGGACGGGTGAGCTTCAAGGCCAGGGACGTCGAGGACCTCCTCACGCTCTACGGCGTCACGGACGAGGCGGAGCGCGCGTCGCTGCTCGGGCTCGCCAAGGAGGCCAACGTTGCCGGCTGGTGGCACAGCTTCGGCGATGTGCTGCCCGGCTGGTTCCAGACGTACATCGGCCTGGAGGGCGCCGCCTCGCTCATCAGGATCTACGAGGTCCAGTTCGTGCACGGGCTGCTGCAGACCGAGGCGTACGCCCACGCCGTCGTCGAGCGCGGTATGCCCGACGCCCCGGCCGCCGAGATCGACCGCCGGGTCGCGCTGCGCCTGGAGCGCCAGAAGGCGCTCGTCTCCGAGCGCGCGCCCCGCTTCCACGCGGTCCTGGACGAGGCGGCGCTGCGCCGCCCCTACGGCGACCGCTCCGTGATGCAGGGGCAGTTGCGGCATCTGATCGAGGTCTCCGAGCAGCCGAACATCACGCTCCAGATCATGCCGTTCAGCTTCGGTGGCCACGCGGGCGAGTCCGGTTCCTTCACGATGCTGCGCTTCCCCGAGTCCGACCTCTCGGACATCGTCTACCTGGAGCAGCTGACGAGCGCGCTCTACCTCGACAAGCCCGAGGAGGTGGCGCTGTACGAGCGGGTGATGAAGCGCCTGCAGGAGGACAGCCCCGGTCCGGACGAGAGTCGGGACCTTCTCCGAGGACTGCTCCAACTCACTTGA
- a CDS encoding aldehyde dehydrogenase family protein: protein MSSFFSDLALQYIDGEWRPGSGSWDIIDFNPYNEEKLASITVATAGEVDQAYRAAERAQKEWAATNPYTRRSVFERALRIIEDREEEIAEAIVAELGGTRLKASFELHLAKEFLREAIQLSLRPEGRILPSPVDGKENRVYRLPVGVVGVISPFNFPFLLSVKSVAPALALGNAVVLKPHQNTPICGGSLVAKVFEDAGLPAGLLNVVITDIAEIGDALIEHPVPKVISFTGSDRVGRHVATVCAANFKHAVLELGGNSAFIVLDDADIDYAVDAAVFSRYVHQGQVCMAANRILVDRGVEKEFTEKLVAKVQTLKVGDPADPETHIGPLINSLQAEAVSSLVEQSVEAGATALLRGRTEGNVVSPSVLTGLPADSPVLSQEIFGPVVLLIPFEGDEEAVRIANDTPYGLSGAVHTGDIERGVALAQRIHTGMIHINDSTVHDEPIVPFGGEKSSGLGRLNGEAMVEVFTTQKWISVQRGRSVFPF, encoded by the coding sequence ATGTCCTCCTTCTTCAGCGACCTGGCACTCCAGTACATAGATGGCGAATGGCGCCCGGGCAGCGGTTCCTGGGACATCATCGACTTCAACCCGTACAACGAGGAGAAGCTCGCCTCGATCACCGTCGCCACGGCCGGCGAGGTGGACCAGGCGTACCGCGCCGCGGAGCGCGCGCAGAAGGAGTGGGCGGCCACCAACCCGTACACGCGGCGGTCGGTCTTCGAGCGGGCGCTGAGGATCATCGAGGACCGCGAGGAGGAGATCGCGGAGGCCATCGTCGCCGAACTGGGCGGCACGCGGCTGAAGGCGTCCTTCGAGCTGCACCTCGCCAAGGAGTTCCTGCGCGAGGCGATCCAGCTGTCGCTGCGTCCCGAGGGCCGCATCCTGCCGTCCCCGGTGGACGGCAAGGAGAACCGGGTCTACCGGCTCCCGGTCGGTGTCGTGGGCGTCATCAGCCCGTTCAACTTCCCCTTCCTGCTGTCCGTCAAGTCGGTCGCGCCGGCGCTGGCGCTCGGGAACGCGGTCGTCCTCAAGCCGCACCAGAACACGCCGATCTGCGGAGGTTCGCTGGTCGCCAAGGTCTTCGAGGACGCCGGTCTGCCCGCGGGGCTGCTGAACGTGGTGATCACCGACATCGCGGAGATCGGTGACGCGCTGATAGAGCACCCCGTGCCGAAGGTCATCTCCTTCACCGGCTCCGACCGGGTGGGCCGGCACGTGGCCACCGTCTGCGCGGCCAACTTCAAGCACGCCGTCCTCGAGCTGGGCGGCAACAGCGCCTTCATCGTGCTCGACGACGCCGACATCGACTACGCCGTCGACGCGGCGGTCTTCAGCCGGTACGTGCACCAGGGCCAGGTCTGCATGGCGGCCAACCGCATCCTGGTGGACCGCGGGGTGGAGAAGGAGTTCACCGAGAAGCTCGTCGCCAAGGTCCAGACGCTGAAGGTGGGCGACCCGGCCGACCCCGAGACCCACATCGGCCCCCTGATCAACTCCCTGCAGGCAGAGGCCGTGTCGAGCCTGGTCGAGCAGTCCGTCGAGGCGGGCGCGACCGCTCTGCTGCGCGGCCGGACCGAGGGCAATGTGGTCTCCCCGTCCGTGCTGACGGGCCTCCCTGCCGACTCGCCCGTGCTGTCCCAGGAGATCTTCGGCCCGGTGGTGCTCCTCATCCCGTTCGAGGGCGACGAGGAGGCGGTACGGATCGCCAACGACACCCCCTACGGGCTCAGCGGCGCCGTGCACACCGGCGACATCGAGCGCGGTGTGGCGCTGGCCCAGCGGATCCACACCGGAATGATCCACATCAACGACTCGACCGTGCACGACGAGCCGATCGTGCCCTTCGGCGGCGAGAAGTCGTCCGGCCTCGGACGGCTGAACGGCGAGGCGATGGTCGAGGTCTTCACCACCCAGAAGTGGATCTCCGTGCAGCGGGGCCGCTCGGTCTTCCCCTTCTGA
- a CDS encoding DinB family protein, translating to MVTHVPAEAPGDERGALLSFVEAQRGAIRRSVLGLTEEQAASRPSASELTLSGLLKHVAECELSWLRMAQQRPNEKQRDENSWSDGFRLLDGETVAGTLAFWDGVAKETEELIRSVPSLDDTFPLPDAPWFPKEGRVSMRWLMLHLVEEIGRHAGHADILRESLDGKGAFDLVALESGRAPGE from the coding sequence ATGGTCACTCACGTTCCCGCGGAGGCTCCCGGCGACGAGCGCGGAGCTCTGCTGAGCTTCGTCGAGGCCCAGCGCGGCGCGATCCGCAGGTCCGTGCTCGGGCTGACCGAGGAACAGGCGGCGAGCCGCCCCAGTGCGAGCGAGCTGACGCTCTCCGGTCTGCTCAAGCACGTCGCCGAGTGCGAGCTCTCCTGGCTGCGCATGGCGCAGCAGAGGCCGAACGAGAAGCAGCGCGACGAGAACTCGTGGAGCGACGGCTTCCGCCTTCTCGACGGCGAGACCGTCGCCGGCACCCTGGCCTTCTGGGACGGCGTGGCCAAGGAGACCGAGGAGCTCATCCGCTCGGTGCCGAGTCTGGACGACACCTTCCCGCTGCCGGACGCGCCGTGGTTCCCCAAGGAGGGCAGGGTCTCGATGCGCTGGCTGATGCTGCATCTGGTCGAGGAGATCGGCCGGCACGCGGGTCACGCGGACATCCTCCGCGAGTCCCTGGACGGCAAGGGCGCGTTCGACCTCGTCGCGCTGGAGAGCGGGCGGGCCCCGGGCGAGTAG